In a single window of the Caulobacter soli genome:
- a CDS encoding CC0125/CC1285 family lipoprotein encodes MTVRRTVLAAALALAAGLSACATATPYQPNVAGQSASGGFSDQRLEADRYRVSFAGNTLTSRETVERYLLYRAAELTRQQGYDWFETADRRTDRTARTVVDADPFMRPGFGYGAGYGAWRPSWRYYGAGYGGWRSWDPYWGDPFFTSRAQMRTVQKFEATAEIVLHKGAKPSGDPRAYDAGEIMDSLGAGIQRPT; translated from the coding sequence ATGACCGTTAGACGAACGGTGCTCGCCGCCGCGTTGGCCTTGGCAGCGGGCTTGTCCGCCTGCGCCACCGCCACGCCCTATCAACCCAACGTGGCCGGACAATCAGCGTCCGGTGGATTCTCCGACCAGCGCCTTGAGGCCGATCGCTATCGCGTTTCGTTCGCCGGCAACACCTTGACGTCACGTGAAACCGTGGAGCGCTATCTGCTCTACCGCGCCGCCGAACTCACGCGCCAACAAGGTTATGACTGGTTCGAGACCGCCGACCGCCGTACCGACCGCACCGCACGCACCGTGGTCGACGCCGATCCGTTTATGAGGCCGGGCTTTGGCTATGGCGCCGGGTATGGAGCCTGGCGTCCGTCCTGGCGCTACTACGGCGCGGGATACGGCGGCTGGCGCTCGTGGGATCCCTATTGGGGTGATCCGTTCTTCACCAGTCGCGCGCAGATGCGGACAGTGCAGAAGTTCGAGGCCACGGCGGAGATCGTCCTGCACAAGGGCGCCAAGCCCTCCGGCGACCCACGCGCCTATGACGCCGGCGAGATCATGGACAGCCTGGGCGCCGGCATTCAGCGTCCCACCTAG
- a CDS encoding acyl-CoA dehydrogenase family protein — MPHTGLGADLLKLRELASSIAADVLAPNAEAVDRDAVWPVEGMRALAEAGLMGLHIPLRLGGHEQGMLALSVITEELGRACGSTAMCFGMHSIAAKVLAAKATPEQEERFLRPIAQGRHITSLALSEPGTGAHFFLPRATFRPDGDGYIVDGEKSFVTSGGHADSYVVSAIPPGGELDPGAFTCLAVEADAPGLDWRPGWNGFGMRGNSSRPLGLDGVHVPRANLLGAEGDQIWFVFEVIAPYFLTAMTGVYLGIATAALEAAITHLKVRRHSHTGEALSDIPILWHEVAEAWTEVESTRQLVRHAARLGDAGAEGAAQALFAAKARVAKTVNAVTETAMILMGGRGYAENSQVARLHRDARAANVMSPTTHLLQSWLGRSLLDLPLL, encoded by the coding sequence ATGCCCCACACCGGTCTTGGCGCTGATCTGCTTAAACTGCGCGAACTCGCTTCCAGTATCGCCGCCGATGTCCTGGCCCCAAACGCCGAAGCGGTGGATCGCGACGCCGTCTGGCCGGTCGAGGGCATGCGAGCCCTTGCCGAGGCGGGGCTGATGGGCCTGCACATTCCTTTGCGCCTGGGCGGACATGAACAGGGCATGCTGGCCCTCTCGGTAATCACCGAGGAACTGGGCCGTGCCTGCGGCTCGACCGCCATGTGCTTTGGCATGCACAGCATCGCCGCCAAGGTGCTGGCCGCCAAGGCCACGCCCGAGCAGGAAGAGCGCTTCCTGCGCCCGATCGCCCAAGGCCGGCACATTACGTCACTGGCGCTGAGCGAGCCGGGCACCGGCGCTCATTTCTTCTTGCCCCGCGCCACCTTCAGACCCGATGGCGATGGCTATATCGTCGACGGTGAGAAAAGCTTTGTCACCAGCGGCGGCCACGCCGACTCCTATGTGGTTTCCGCCATTCCGCCCGGCGGGGAATTGGACCCCGGCGCGTTCACCTGCCTGGCGGTCGAGGCCGACGCCCCTGGCCTGGACTGGCGGCCGGGCTGGAACGGCTTTGGCATGCGGGGCAACAGCTCGCGCCCGCTGGGCCTGGATGGCGTCCACGTTCCACGCGCGAATTTGCTGGGCGCGGAGGGCGATCAGATCTGGTTCGTGTTCGAGGTCATCGCCCCCTATTTCCTCACCGCCATGACTGGGGTCTATCTCGGGATCGCCACCGCGGCCCTGGAGGCGGCGATCACCCACCTCAAGGTCCGCCGCCATAGCCATACAGGCGAGGCGCTCAGCGACATCCCCATCCTCTGGCATGAGGTGGCCGAGGCTTGGACCGAGGTCGAGTCCACCCGCCAGTTGGTGCGCCACGCCGCCCGCCTGGGCGACGCGGGCGCCGAGGGCGCGGCTCAGGCCTTGTTCGCCGCCAAGGCTCGCGTCGCCAAGACCGTGAACGCGGTCACCGAGACCGCGATGATCCTGATGGGCGGCCGGGGCTATGCGGAGAACAGCCAGGTCGCGCGGCTGCATCGTGACGCGCGAGCCGCCAACGTCATGTCGCCCACAACCCATCTTCTGCAGTCGTGGCTGGGGCGTTCGCTCCTCGACCTGCCCCTGCTCTGA
- a CDS encoding hybrid sensor histidine kinase/response regulator, with the protein MPFRVAHFGDEGSAGRLRAAADVSTEPFEILAPEARAVDADIFVFGPAARDPLAQAGGLLKSHPMGQVLFLLPADRLDRFRGSLPFVPHMASAWTADIASSPQSLAGLLSTAAQTGAHRAAMATMHERINRQLTLGGGRAKAENAEELRRQQLSLSEDYLATLLSQAPDAFIALSLSGGVIAWNEAATNLFGPSSEMAIGRDAESVFPIEMRGELSELIALGRRGQAFTGREIAFSTLGGRRWAELSLAPVRDDSGRVVTLSITIRDVTERQRIEDQLRDSEARYRTLIETLPQLVWTCSPDGACTYLSRQWVEYTGVPEAQQLGMGWVDRVIHPDDRSRTVEHWLGAVAGHHPYDIDYRIQGRDGVYRWFKTRGTPIRDEDNAIIEWFGTCTDIEEIVAARETLARSAEQLENQVALEIGRRAETEEALRQAQKMEAVGQLTGGIAHDFNNLLQGIVGSLELVQKRIGEGRTGDLMRLISGAVSSADRAAALTHRLLAFSRRQPLDPKPVKVNPLVSSMEDLLRRTLGEQVELELVLAGGLWSTLCDAHQLESAILNLAINARDAMPDGGKLIIETANTHLDVDYASRIREISPGQYVCVSVSDTGTGMSPEVVARAFDPFYTTKPMGQGTGLGLSMIYGFARQSEGLAKIYSEPGDGTCVKLYLPRYRGAPGVSDEPVVIAVHAEPLAASTSETVLIIEDEPIVRGLALEVLGELGYRTLEAGDGPAGLAILRSAARIDLLITDIGLPGGLNGRQVADAARVLRPDLKVLLMTGYAENAALAKGVLEPGMSMITKPFAMDVLTSRVRSILGE; encoded by the coding sequence TTGCCGTTTCGGGTTGCGCATTTTGGGGATGAGGGCAGCGCCGGTCGGCTGCGCGCGGCGGCCGACGTCTCGACCGAGCCGTTCGAGATTCTCGCGCCCGAGGCCCGCGCGGTCGACGCCGACATCTTCGTGTTCGGGCCCGCGGCGCGCGATCCCCTGGCCCAGGCCGGCGGGCTGCTCAAATCACATCCGATGGGACAGGTGTTGTTCCTTTTGCCGGCCGATCGCCTGGACCGTTTCCGGGGCAGCCTGCCCTTCGTACCTCACATGGCCTCGGCCTGGACGGCGGACATCGCCAGCTCGCCGCAAAGCCTGGCGGGCCTGCTGTCGACCGCCGCCCAGACAGGCGCGCACCGCGCCGCGATGGCCACAATGCACGAGCGCATCAACCGGCAACTGACGCTGGGCGGCGGCCGGGCCAAGGCCGAGAACGCCGAGGAGTTGCGCCGGCAACAGCTGTCGCTTTCCGAAGACTATCTGGCCACCCTGCTCAGCCAAGCGCCGGACGCCTTCATCGCCCTATCGCTGAGCGGTGGCGTCATCGCCTGGAATGAGGCCGCCACTAACCTGTTTGGCCCCTCGTCCGAAATGGCGATCGGCCGCGACGCCGAGTCCGTTTTCCCGATCGAAATGCGCGGAGAGCTGAGCGAACTTATCGCTTTGGGTCGTCGCGGGCAGGCGTTTACGGGACGAGAAATTGCTTTCTCCACCCTTGGCGGTCGGCGTTGGGCGGAACTGAGCCTGGCACCGGTGCGCGATGACAGCGGCCGCGTCGTCACCCTGTCGATCACCATCCGCGACGTTACCGAACGGCAGCGGATCGAGGATCAGTTGCGCGACAGCGAGGCGCGCTATCGCACCCTGATCGAGACCCTGCCGCAACTGGTCTGGACCTGCAGCCCTGATGGCGCCTGCACCTATCTCAGCCGTCAGTGGGTGGAGTACACGGGTGTTCCGGAGGCGCAGCAGCTGGGCATGGGCTGGGTCGATCGGGTCATTCATCCTGACGATCGGTCCAGGACCGTCGAGCATTGGCTCGGCGCGGTCGCGGGACATCACCCCTACGACATCGATTATCGAATCCAAGGCCGTGATGGCGTCTATCGCTGGTTCAAGACCCGGGGCACGCCGATCCGCGACGAGGATAACGCGATCATCGAATGGTTTGGGACCTGCACCGACATCGAGGAGATCGTGGCGGCGCGCGAGACCTTGGCGCGCAGCGCCGAGCAATTGGAGAACCAGGTCGCGCTTGAGATCGGACGCCGCGCCGAGACTGAAGAGGCGCTGCGTCAGGCCCAGAAGATGGAGGCGGTCGGCCAACTGACCGGCGGCATCGCCCACGATTTCAACAATCTTCTCCAAGGCATCGTCGGGTCGCTGGAGCTGGTCCAGAAGCGCATAGGCGAAGGTCGTACCGGCGACCTGATGCGTTTGATCAGCGGCGCGGTCAGCTCCGCCGATCGCGCCGCGGCCCTGACCCATCGCCTGCTGGCCTTTTCCCGCCGCCAGCCCCTGGATCCCAAGCCGGTGAAGGTCAATCCGTTGGTCTCGTCCATGGAGGACCTGTTGCGGCGAACGCTCGGCGAGCAGGTCGAACTGGAGCTGGTCCTGGCGGGCGGTCTTTGGTCAACGCTGTGCGACGCTCATCAGCTGGAGAGCGCCATCCTCAATCTGGCGATCAACGCCCGCGACGCCATGCCGGATGGCGGCAAGCTGATCATCGAAACGGCCAACACCCATCTCGATGTCGATTACGCCAGTCGGATCCGCGAGATCTCACCTGGCCAGTATGTCTGCGTCAGCGTCAGCGATACCGGAACTGGCATGTCCCCCGAGGTGGTCGCCCGCGCGTTCGACCCGTTCTACACCACCAAGCCCATGGGCCAGGGAACGGGGCTGGGCCTGTCGATGATCTACGGCTTCGCCCGACAGTCGGAGGGACTGGCGAAGATCTACAGTGAGCCGGGTGACGGGACTTGTGTGAAGCTCTACCTGCCGCGCTATCGCGGCGCCCCTGGCGTCAGTGACGAGCCCGTGGTCATCGCCGTCCACGCCGAACCGCTCGCGGCTTCAACCTCTGAAACCGTTCTGATCATCGAAGACGAACCGATCGTTCGCGGCTTGGCCCTCGAAGTGCTCGGCGAGCTTGGCTACCGCACGCTCGAAGCCGGCGACGGCCCGGCGGGTCTCGCGATCCTGCGCTCCGCCGCCCGGATCGATCTGCTCATAACCGACATCGGCTTGCCCGGCGGCCTGAACGGTCGCCAGGTGGCCGACGCCGCCCGCGTGCTGCGGCCTGATCTAAAGGTCCTGTTGATGACGGGCTATGCCGAGAACGCAGCCTTGGCCAAGGGCGTACTTGAGCCGGGCATGTCGATGATCACCAAGCCCTTCGCCATGGACGTCCTGACCTCTCGAGTGCGCTCGATCCTGGGCGAGTAG
- a CDS encoding iron-containing redox enzyme family protein: MSTDDVGAVDAALQRRLSRWNHRRLDPATPHADWEADLDEEHAMRRLEGAFIESQRLLVADRAAAAPSDVEGFIAWFESLKENGPGQDDPLFPWLERVADFEAMRWFLEQEVAGEAGFDDLVAMTQVKMPVPAKLELARNYWDEMGRGAEAGMHGPMLDQLAKALDLRPAIETTEPASLALGNTLVAFATTRRYAYHAVGALGAVELTAPWRADLVAKGLKRLGVGKTRKYFALHATLDIAHSEAWNAEVLRPLVAADPSCARFIAEGALMRLEAGRRCYEAYRGRLWTALAATG; encoded by the coding sequence TTGTCGACCGATGACGTCGGCGCCGTCGACGCGGCTCTCCAGCGCCGCCTGTCACGCTGGAACCATCGTCGGCTTGACCCCGCCACGCCGCACGCCGATTGGGAAGCCGATCTCGACGAAGAGCACGCCATGCGCCGCCTGGAAGGCGCCTTCATCGAAAGCCAGCGCCTATTGGTCGCTGATCGCGCCGCCGCCGCGCCCAGCGATGTCGAGGGCTTCATCGCCTGGTTCGAGTCGCTGAAGGAAAATGGTCCGGGGCAGGATGATCCGCTATTTCCATGGCTTGAAAGGGTCGCCGATTTCGAAGCGATGCGATGGTTCCTGGAGCAGGAGGTCGCGGGTGAGGCGGGGTTCGACGACCTGGTCGCCATGACCCAGGTAAAGATGCCCGTGCCGGCGAAGCTGGAGCTGGCGCGCAACTACTGGGACGAGATGGGGCGTGGTGCGGAGGCCGGCATGCACGGGCCGATGCTGGATCAACTGGCCAAGGCCCTGGACCTGCGACCCGCGATCGAAACGACCGAGCCGGCCTCGCTGGCCTTGGGCAACACCCTGGTCGCCTTTGCGACCACCCGGCGCTACGCCTACCACGCCGTCGGCGCGCTGGGCGCGGTGGAGCTGACGGCGCCCTGGCGCGCCGATCTGGTCGCCAAGGGACTCAAGCGCCTGGGCGTGGGCAAGACGCGCAAGTACTTTGCGCTGCACGCCACGCTGGACATCGCCCATTCCGAAGCCTGGAACGCCGAGGTTCTGCGCCCGCTGGTGGCCGCCGATCCGAGCTGCGCGCGCTTCATCGCCGAAGGAGCGCTGATGCGGTTAGAGGCAGGGCGTCGTTGCTATGAGGCCTATCGCGGCCGACTGTGGACGGCGCTGGCTGCTACGGGCTGA
- the cphA gene encoding cyanophycin synthetase, whose amino-acid sequence MRVLETATYRGPHLYAARPMVRIQLDLGTLEAWPTNRIPGFTDHLMVALPGLEAHGCSYKSHGGLLLRMREGTWLGHVIEHVALELQKLSGSEVGRGKTRSVKGRPGVYNILYAYEGEALGRAAGRAAIELVHSLLPRDLQGVEGLDRVAPPFGDLTPPLFDLRRTLEQLRAIGRRETLGPTTRSLVQEARRRGIPVQRLDDQSLVQLGWGARRKLLRASITGQTSHIAVVTAGDKALTKTLLAAAGVPVPRGGVVRTLTEALAQAERIKGPVVLKPLDGNHGRGVSLGLETAEQVRWGYEQAIKHGRRVIVEEQYVGRDYRILVVGGQVVAVAERVPAQVVGDGRATVADLIATVNQDPRRGVGHEQVMTRIVIDDQVREMLARAGLGLDDVPEQGTMVVLRATANLSTGGTAIDRTDEIHPDNLNIARRAALTVGLDVAGIDFMAPDIARSVRETGGGIVEINAAPGFRMHLEPSQGQPRDVAKAVIADLFPPGARSRIPIVAVTGTNGKSTVVRMVARIAREMGKTVGLTNTTGVYVNDEKILEADASGPKSARMVLRDPTVDVAVLETARGGMLREGLAFDRCDVGVVLNVTADHLGLKGVDTLEDLAAVKSIVTESVSRRGVSVLNGDDPLTLRMARHAGGRIGYFTLEGGPAMSPFLQKHQAEGGLLVALEPSIGGGDIVVYDKGRRWPVVRADEIPATLNGQARFNTANALAAVAAGHGLGATPEVMAKALRAFTSSHAENPGRFNVHDAHGFRVIVDYAHNPGAMRAMAQLVAQLRPSVGRVIGAVSIPGDRRDEDILEMGAIAAEMFDDLIFRERPDGRGRPSGSVLSLLTQGALEASFPAERLHRISSESRSADAALRMARPGDLVLLFPTAVEAVWNQVVTFQPEQPSLSPNPQQDVVHV is encoded by the coding sequence ATGCGTGTCCTCGAGACGGCGACCTATCGCGGGCCTCACCTCTACGCCGCGCGTCCCATGGTCCGCATCCAGCTCGACCTCGGTACGCTGGAGGCTTGGCCGACCAATCGGATCCCCGGTTTCACCGATCATTTGATGGTCGCCCTGCCCGGCCTGGAAGCTCACGGCTGTTCCTACAAGTCGCATGGCGGCCTGCTGCTGAGGATGCGCGAAGGCACTTGGCTCGGTCACGTGATCGAGCATGTGGCCCTGGAGCTGCAGAAGCTGTCGGGCTCGGAGGTCGGGCGCGGCAAGACCCGCTCGGTCAAGGGGCGTCCGGGCGTCTACAACATTCTCTATGCCTACGAGGGCGAAGCCCTGGGCCGGGCCGCCGGTCGGGCCGCCATCGAACTGGTCCACAGCCTCCTGCCGCGCGACCTGCAAGGCGTGGAGGGCCTCGACCGAGTCGCACCGCCCTTCGGCGACCTGACGCCGCCGCTGTTCGACCTGAGACGCACCCTGGAGCAATTGCGGGCCATCGGCCGCCGCGAGACGCTCGGGCCAACCACGCGATCGCTCGTGCAGGAAGCTCGCCGCCGGGGCATCCCGGTCCAGCGCCTAGATGATCAAAGCCTCGTGCAACTGGGCTGGGGTGCGCGCCGAAAGCTGCTCCGGGCCAGCATCACCGGCCAGACCAGCCACATCGCCGTGGTCACCGCGGGCGATAAGGCCCTCACCAAGACCCTACTCGCCGCCGCCGGCGTGCCCGTCCCCCGAGGCGGCGTCGTACGCACGCTCACCGAGGCGCTGGCCCAGGCCGAACGTATCAAGGGGCCGGTGGTGCTCAAGCCCCTGGACGGCAACCATGGTCGCGGCGTCAGCCTGGGCCTGGAAACCGCCGAGCAGGTGCGCTGGGGTTACGAACAGGCGATCAAGCACGGCCGCCGCGTCATCGTCGAGGAACAGTATGTCGGCCGCGACTACCGGATCCTCGTGGTCGGCGGCCAAGTGGTGGCCGTGGCCGAGCGGGTCCCGGCCCAGGTCGTCGGCGACGGTCGCGCCACCGTGGCGGACCTGATCGCGACCGTGAACCAGGACCCTCGGCGAGGCGTCGGCCACGAGCAGGTCATGACCCGCATTGTCATCGACGATCAGGTTCGCGAGATGCTCGCCCGCGCCGGCCTTGGCCTGGACGACGTTCCGGAACAGGGAACGATGGTGGTCCTTCGCGCCACGGCCAACCTGTCGACCGGCGGCACGGCGATCGACCGCACCGACGAGATCCATCCCGACAACCTGAACATCGCCCGGCGCGCGGCCCTGACCGTGGGCCTGGATGTGGCCGGCATCGACTTCATGGCGCCCGACATCGCCCGCTCGGTCCGCGAGACCGGCGGCGGCATCGTGGAGATCAACGCCGCTCCAGGCTTTCGCATGCATCTGGAGCCTTCGCAGGGCCAGCCCCGCGATGTGGCCAAGGCGGTCATCGCCGACCTCTTCCCGCCGGGCGCCCGCAGCCGCATCCCGATCGTCGCGGTCACCGGCACCAACGGCAAGTCGACGGTGGTGCGCATGGTCGCTCGCATCGCCCGCGAGATGGGCAAGACGGTCGGCCTGACCAACACCACCGGCGTCTATGTCAATGACGAAAAGATCCTCGAGGCAGACGCCAGCGGCCCCAAGAGCGCCCGCATGGTGCTGCGCGACCCCACAGTCGACGTCGCTGTGCTGGAGACCGCGCGCGGCGGCATGTTGCGCGAGGGCCTGGCTTTCGACCGCTGCGATGTCGGCGTGGTGCTGAACGTCACGGCCGACCACCTGGGTCTGAAGGGCGTCGACACGCTGGAGGACTTGGCGGCCGTCAAGTCGATCGTCACGGAATCGGTCTCGCGTCGCGGCGTCAGCGTCCTCAACGGCGACGATCCGCTGACCCTACGCATGGCGCGGCACGCCGGCGGACGGATCGGCTATTTCACCCTCGAAGGCGGGCCGGCAATGAGTCCCTTCCTGCAAAAGCACCAGGCCGAGGGCGGACTGCTGGTCGCGCTTGAGCCGTCCATCGGCGGCGGTGACATCGTCGTCTACGACAAGGGGCGACGCTGGCCGGTCGTGCGGGCCGACGAGATCCCCGCCACCTTGAACGGCCAAGCGCGGTTCAATACCGCCAACGCCCTGGCGGCGGTCGCCGCCGGACATGGCCTGGGCGCCACGCCGGAGGTCATGGCAAAGGCGTTGCGGGCCTTCACCTCCTCGCATGCGGAAAACCCTGGTCGGTTCAATGTCCACGACGCGCACGGCTTCCGGGTCATCGTCGATTACGCCCACAATCCCGGCGCCATGCGGGCGATGGCTCAGTTGGTGGCTCAGCTTCGGCCCTCGGTCGGCCGGGTGATCGGCGCGGTCAGCATTCCCGGCGATCGCCGCGACGAGGACATCCTGGAGATGGGCGCGATCGCCGCGGAGATGTTCGACGACCTGATCTTCCGCGAGCGGCCCGACGGTCGCGGGCGTCCGTCCGGATCGGTGCTGTCCCTGCTGACCCAGGGCGCGCTGGAGGCCAGCTTCCCCGCCGAACGCCTGCATCGCATCTCCAGCGAGTCCCGCTCCGCCGACGCCGCCTTGCGCATGGCGCGGCCGGGCGACCTGGTCTTGCTCTTTCCCACGGCCGTCGAGGCGGTCTGGAACCAGGTAGTGACCTTCCAACCCGAACAACCCTCTCTCTCGCCAAACCCGCAACAGGATGTCGTCCATGTCTGA
- a CDS encoding isoaspartyl peptidase/L-asparaginase family protein: protein MSEPSPWAIIVHGGAKAIPPEQEQAHRDGCLLALAAGQAILEAGGSALDAVEMAVRALEDDPTFNAGYGAVPNAKGEIECDAAIMDGQTLAVGGVAAVQRLRHPISVAALMLPEAPVLLMGHGAECFAREHDGELCESGDLVVERPGDPGCDTVGCVALDMNGNVAAGTSTGGLTGCHQGRVGDSPLPGCGLYADNAVGGVSLSGDGESLIRTTLAARLMHSLEALPPGEAIAAALVRLARVGGEAGLIVIDADGRVDWGHNSAQFAVAHARAGHPAQAFVNRAQDAQKDPS from the coding sequence ATGTCTGAGCCCTCGCCCTGGGCGATCATCGTGCACGGCGGGGCCAAGGCGATCCCGCCCGAGCAGGAACAGGCGCATCGCGACGGCTGCCTGCTGGCCCTGGCGGCAGGCCAGGCGATCCTGGAGGCCGGCGGTAGCGCCCTGGACGCCGTGGAGATGGCCGTGCGGGCCCTGGAAGACGATCCCACCTTCAACGCCGGCTACGGCGCCGTACCGAACGCCAAGGGCGAGATCGAGTGCGACGCGGCGATCATGGACGGCCAGACCCTGGCGGTCGGCGGCGTCGCGGCGGTGCAACGTCTGCGTCATCCGATCTCCGTCGCAGCGCTCATGTTGCCCGAAGCGCCGGTACTGCTGATGGGCCATGGCGCCGAGTGTTTCGCCCGAGAACACGACGGCGAGCTGTGCGAATCCGGCGATCTGGTCGTCGAGCGGCCGGGCGATCCCGGCTGCGACACCGTCGGCTGCGTGGCCTTGGACATGAACGGCAACGTGGCGGCGGGCACCTCGACCGGCGGCCTGACCGGCTGTCACCAAGGCCGGGTCGGCGACTCTCCCCTGCCCGGCTGCGGCCTCTATGCCGACAACGCCGTGGGCGGGGTGTCGCTATCGGGCGACGGCGAGAGCCTGATCCGCACCACTCTGGCCGCGCGCCTGATGCACAGCCTGGAGGCCCTGCCTCCGGGCGAGGCCATTGCCGCCGCCCTGGTTCGCCTGGCGCGGGTCGGCGGCGAGGCCGGCCTGATCGTCATCGACGCCGACGGGCGCGTCGATTGGGGCCACAACAGCGCCCAGTTCGCCGTCGCCCACGCCCGCGCGGGACATCCCGCCCAGGCCTTCGTCAATCGGGCGCAAGACGCCCAGAAAGATCCCTCATGA
- a CDS encoding cyanophycinase, with product MTASPTAEGPLIIIGGHEDKEGDKIILKAVAERLKGGRLVLATIASHAPEGYFETYKKAFEPLGVTDLVELYVDDRAEAHDAGKLALLDGAAGVFFSGGDQLRISSQIGDTPIEARIREIWRAGGVLAGTSAGASVMSDTMMVRGASSETHRIGDLQMAPGLGLVRDAIIDQHFAERGRIGRLLGAVAQSPRVLGVGIDEDTAIVVEGDDFKVIGSGAVYVVDAEGVSASNIAEARAERALSMFDVRLHVLASGDGLNLTTRRPHGQPQAPMPAQT from the coding sequence ATGACCGCCTCCCCCACCGCCGAAGGCCCGCTGATCATCATCGGGGGGCACGAGGACAAGGAGGGCGACAAGATCATCCTCAAAGCCGTCGCCGAGCGCCTCAAAGGCGGCCGGCTGGTGCTGGCCACGATCGCGTCCCATGCGCCGGAGGGCTATTTCGAGACGTACAAGAAAGCCTTCGAGCCGTTGGGCGTCACCGACCTCGTCGAGCTCTATGTCGACGACCGGGCCGAGGCCCACGACGCCGGCAAGCTGGCCCTGCTGGACGGGGCGGCCGGGGTGTTCTTCTCCGGCGGTGACCAACTGCGGATCAGCAGCCAGATCGGCGACACGCCCATCGAGGCGCGGATCCGGGAGATCTGGCGGGCCGGCGGCGTGCTGGCCGGCACCTCGGCGGGCGCCTCGGTGATGAGCGACACCATGATGGTCCGCGGCGCCAGTTCCGAGACCCACCGGATCGGCGACCTGCAGATGGCGCCGGGTCTTGGCCTGGTGCGCGACGCCATCATCGACCAGCACTTCGCCGAGCGCGGCCGGATCGGGCGCCTGCTGGGCGCGGTCGCTCAAAGCCCGCGCGTGCTGGGGGTCGGCATCGACGAGGACACGGCCATCGTGGTCGAAGGCGACGACTTCAAGGTGATCGGCAGCGGGGCGGTCTACGTGGTCGACGCCGAGGGCGTCAGCGCGTCGAACATCGCCGAAGCCCGCGCCGAACGGGCCCTGTCGATGTTCGACGTCCGCCTGCATGTCCTGGCCAGCGGCGACGGGCTGAACCTGACGACACGACGACCGCACGGCCAGCCGCAAGCGCCGATGCCGGCGCAGACCTAG
- a CDS encoding methyltransferase: MERSSALRALLAALDDQGYDFVTPTPSVCRRAAERKPAQDDPLRDVLGWSRAFDRQDLDPELFKLLAAGQVLTFEGERFISRVRVSRLDGMLFLHSAFPATAGDAVFLGPDSYRFARLIAQATAGDRVATIAEIGCGAGVGGLAAAKRFPDARLTLGDINPRALDVASINVAHAGVAFEARLSDGMAALEGPYDLIVANPPYVAGDSGRAYKDGGDLHGARLALDWSAQAMERLAPGGKFVLYTGSAILDGGVDAFRAALEGLVAGSPHHLTYEELDPDIFGGELRREAYADVERIAAIGAVVRRLA, encoded by the coding sequence TTGGAAAGATCATCGGCGCTCCGCGCCCTGCTGGCGGCGTTGGACGACCAGGGCTACGATTTCGTCACGCCCACGCCTTCCGTCTGTCGCCGCGCGGCGGAGCGGAAGCCGGCGCAGGATGATCCGTTGCGGGACGTCCTGGGCTGGAGTCGGGCCTTCGATCGCCAGGACCTGGATCCGGAACTCTTCAAGCTGCTGGCGGCGGGGCAGGTGCTGACGTTCGAGGGCGAGCGATTCATAAGCCGGGTGCGGGTGTCGCGCCTGGACGGGATGCTGTTCCTGCACTCGGCCTTTCCGGCCACGGCCGGCGACGCGGTGTTCCTGGGTCCCGACTCCTATCGCTTCGCTCGCCTGATCGCCCAAGCCACGGCCGGCGATCGCGTGGCCACCATCGCGGAGATCGGCTGCGGCGCGGGCGTGGGCGGACTGGCGGCCGCCAAGCGCTTCCCAGACGCGCGCCTCACGCTCGGCGACATCAACCCCCGCGCCCTGGACGTGGCCTCGATCAACGTCGCCCACGCCGGGGTCGCGTTCGAAGCCCGGCTCAGCGACGGCATGGCGGCCCTGGAGGGGCCCTATGACCTGATCGTCGCCAATCCGCCCTATGTCGCTGGCGACTCCGGCCGGGCCTACAAGGACGGCGGCGACCTGCACGGCGCGCGCCTGGCCCTGGACTGGAGCGCCCAGGCCATGGAGCGTCTCGCGCCCGGCGGCAAGTTCGTGCTCTACACCGGCAGCGCCATCCTCGACGGCGGCGTCGATGCGTTCCGCGCCGCCCTCGAGGGCTTGGTGGCGGGCTCGCCCCACCACCTGACCTACGAGGAGCTCGATCCCGACATCTTCGGCGGCGAGCTGCGGCGCGAGGCCTATGCCGATGTCGAGCGCATCGCCGCTATCGGGGCCGTCGTCCGGCGCCTGGCCTAG